AGAAATGTATTAAGGCTTTCGATAACCTTGTACTACATTTTACTGTAATATGATGTTGTCTGATAAACAGATTATAAACCGAATATAGATTGGGAGTTTTGTCATTTCTCCACTTGGTAAATCATTATACgaattatcaaattatcaaagaTCTGGTTACGTCTACGGGAGGCATTATCGATCCCtatcttagataaatatttcGACTGTAAAATTAAGCATAAGGCCCTATACTGGCATGTTTGACAGTAAGTACTATTTCATTCACGCGGCTATCTAGACTAGTCTAAATTTCTTtacagttaaataaatattttcattttcggAATTTTGCCTTTATCTCACTTAACACATCATCTATAGTTATAAAATTGATCTTAGTACATCAAAAGCAAACAGGAGCGGATAAGCCCTGATAAGTATTACACACTGCTAAATGTCTTCAAAATGTGTAAAACTGAAGTACATCCATGGTACACTTAGCTGTTTCCATTTAGATACTTAAGTTCTACAGCTTCGCAAATAATTTTACATGGACTGTTGTATACCAGTTCAATGATGGTTTATCGGTAGACGGCGATTTATTGTCTGTGAGTCCATAAAACCTGAATATGGCTGTTTACATTATGTTAAAATGTCCCAATTGTAATAGCACAGTCTGCAAAGAACCCTAGTTTACAGTGCGCTTTGACATACATAAATCATATGAATTTCAAAATCTTACAGGGTCCGAATTCTATGCTGACTGCGGACCTGTTGAAGACTGGGTTATCATTGATATAAGAAGAGCTGTTTTAGTATCAGCAATAATGGTTTCGAGTATTAACAGGCAGCGTGTGGAAGGTAATATTTCGTTAAATCTATGGTGACAGTCAGagatgaaataaatgattttgagCTATTTCTAAATGATATTACCAACgttaaaaatgagaaatatttcGTTGATTAATACTTTTCATTTCTGCTGAATGAATAAAGcaattttaaagcttgttgttgattttatttcagtttatctTAAACATATTTTCGTTGCAAACGAAAGATGGAGTTTTCTTAATGATGGTGCGTTACTGTGTTATCACAATGAAGCACTATTCAGGGGTATTGACAATATTTTTGCGTGTAACAGGTAAGGCTTTG
The genomic region above belongs to Mercenaria mercenaria strain notata chromosome 12, MADL_Memer_1, whole genome shotgun sequence and contains:
- the LOC123533201 gene encoding uncharacterized protein LOC123533201; the encoded protein is MPVSCEENGFPGSAYQFVDVIIKETEVDGCLNFPAGSEFYADCGPVEDWVIIDIRRAVLVSAIMVSSINRQRVEVYLKHIFVANERWSFLNDGALLCYHNEALFRGIDNIFACNR